The following are encoded together in the Drosophila biarmipes strain raj3 chromosome 3L, RU_DBia_V1.1, whole genome shotgun sequence genome:
- the LOC108034979 gene encoding trichohyalin — protein sequence MQYCWLPQERREPVHREKPPVVLSTSRYQRIRANATQAAKQEQLHQQQLRNEAEEKLRIGGEELLRKFAGRNLCISREEECARELKQMQEQQLEAKRLAEEETKASRLEHQKTRRERIEAAQKLLEQLRPGPRELQCARLQSEVMRSVNVQREVQAEFAKATRRQQELDRKIFQEQVLRGFEEAQQRHREQCQQLGEHKKELLQLIAERERERQAIKAKELEEALQERERNQRMLKEQQDKEKELQAARQRQKREEALASLVMSDQRQKRLLMLEEMEQVQCDVHNKAKGHLEQLKRDRARERVEQRIRRNEKLAKELAPRLHYSAREDEERHKRQLEEMRKVHSAEQAKRRESRERAKNERLAVQRQEEELARKVKQKAAEDRKEAEKLRLQNDLTNVQFKQQQRQEHLQRIRELRRELDDQVRKRNEEETRPGTNYNREAQLEELREDAFFFDYARQLMDEAKAKGCPLKPFIRAVGQYKNDNRIGAEIRIPRHMVTRLPMGRRTQGDSLAEGKEKALKEQEPNAKELSEEEKLLRQKIKENLKKIEALVLQDGETKKDTKAV from the exons ATGCAGTACTGCTGGCTTCCACAGGAGCGACGAGAGCCCGTGCATCGGGAGAAACCCCCAGTGGTCCTCTCGACCAGCCGATACCAACGCATCCGGGCCAATGCCACCCAGGCGGCCAAGCAGGAGCAactgcatcagcagcagctgcgCAACGAGGCGGAGGAGAAACTTCGCATCGGAGGCGAGGAGCTGCTCCGTAAGTTTGCCGGTCGGAATCTGTGCATCTCGCGGGAGGAGGAGTGCGCCCGGGAACTCAAGCAGATGCAAGAGCAGCAACTGGAGGCCAAGCGCCTGGCGGAGGAGGAGACCAAGGCCTCGCGGCTGGAGCACCAGAAAACCAGAAGAGAGCGCATCGAGGCGGCCCAGAAACTTCTGGAGCAACTGCGTCCTGGTCCGCGTGAACTACAGTGTGCCCGTCTCCAAAGTGAAGTCATGCGAAGCGTCAATGTCCAGCGGGAGGTCCAAGCGGAGTTCGCCAAGGCCACCAGGCGACAGCAGGAGCTGGACAGGAAGATCTTCCAGGAGCAGGTGCTGCGGGGCTTCGAGGAGGCCCAGCAGCGTCACAGGGAGCAGTGCCAGCAGCTGGGCGAGCACAAGAAAGAGCTACTCCAGTTGATTGCCGAGCGGGAAAGGGAACGACAG GCCATAAAAGccaaggagctggaggaggctCTCCAGGAGCGGGAGCGGAACCAGCGCATGCTGAAGGAGCAGCAGGACAAGGAGAAGGAGCTGCAGGCCGCCAGGCAGCGTCAGAAAAGGGAGGAGGCTCTGGCCTCCCTGGTCATGTCTGATCAGCGCCAGAAGCGCCTCCTGATGCTCGAGGAGATGGAGCAGGTGCAGTGCGATGTCCACAACAAGGCCAAGGGCCATCTGGAGCAGCTCAAACGGGACAGAGCCAGGGAGCGAGTGGAGCAGCGCATTCGAAGGAATGAAAAACTGGCCAAGGAACTGGCTCCTCGTCTGCACTACAGTGCCCGGGAGGATGAGGAGCGCCACAAGAGGCAGTTGGAGGAAATGCGAAAGGTCCACAGTGCCGAGCAGGCCAAAAGAAGGGAGTCCCGAGAGCGGGCCAAGAATGAACGTTTGGCTGTCCAGCGGCAGGAGGAGGAACTGGCCAGGAAAGTGAAACAAAAAGCTGCAGAGGATCGCAAGGAGGCAGAGAAGCTACGCCTCCAAAACGATCTCACCAATGTCCAGTTTAAGCAGCAGCAAAGGCAGGAGCACCTCCAACGCATCAGGGAACTCCGCCGGGAACTCGATGACCAGGTGAGGAAACGCAACGAGGAGGAGACTCGACCAGGCACCAACTACAACCGGGAGGCCCAGTTGGAGGAGCTGCGCGAGGACGCCTTCTTCTTCGACTATGCCCGCCAGCTGATGGACGAGGCCAAGGCCAAGGGATGTCCCTTGAAACCATTCATCAGGGCTGTTGGCCAGTACAAAAACGATAATCGCATAGGAGCTGAGATACGAATCCCTCGACATATGGTCACCAGGTTGCCCATGGGGCGGCGAACTCAGGGAGATAGCCTGGCGGAGGGCAAGGAAAAAGCCCTGAAGGAACAGGAACCCAATGCCAAGGAGCTCAGTGAGGAGGAAAAGCTGCTGAGACAAAAAATCAAGGAAAACCTCAAGAAAATCGAGGCTCTGGTGTTGCAGGATGGGGAGacaaaaaaagatacaaaagcggtttaa
- the LOC108034981 gene encoding uncharacterized protein LOC108034981, translating into MHLLWFIVGLLLFPSPAEFIFLKGCNSGGSCINEKWRNATHWGLVCMEWMEMKKNEVDKCRKPWKCCHTAEYQKKIKYSEG; encoded by the exons ATGCATCTGTTATGGTTTATAGTAGGGTTGCTACTATTCCCCAGTCCCGCGGAGTTTATATTTCTGAAGG GTTGCAATTCTGGCGGGTCCTGTATTAACGAGAAATGGAGGAATGCCACTCATTGGGGCCTAGTTTGCATGGAATGGATGGAAATGAAGAAAAATGAAGTCGACAAATGTCGTAAGCCCTGGAAATGCTGTCACACTGCGGAATACcaaaaaaagattaaatattCAGAGGGCTAA
- the LOC108034980 gene encoding uncharacterized protein LOC108034980 — MAPNVVYTSGVLTLNIEDLRKLVDPAEIECLEHMKREETRLKSSRQDIQKRLNQLLKRITDLYEQVERDEITELEFQSMNAVRNLLSLRHQNFAERLVRVGTQLARTKVELKRREVAIYKDLKARGLV, encoded by the coding sequence ATGGCCCCAAATGTGGTGTACACTTCCGGAGTTCTTACGCTGAACATCGAAGATCTGAGGAAACTCGTTGACCCCGCCGAGATCGAGTGTTTGGAGCACATGAAGCGGGAGGAGACGCGCTTGAAATCCAGTCGCCAGGACATCCAGAAGAGGCTGAATCAACTGCTTAAGCGTATCACCGATCTGTACGAGCAGGTGGAGAGGGACGAAATCACGGAGCTGGAGTTCCAGTCTATGAACGCCGTAAGGAACTTGCTCAGCCTGCGGCATCAGAATTTCGCGGAGAGACTCGTTCGCGTGGGAACTCAGCTGGCCAGGACAAAAGTGGAACTGAAGCGCCGAGAGGTGGCCATCTACAAGGACCTTAAGGCCAGGGGATTGGTGTAA